The following are from one region of the Neurospora crassa OR74A linkage group III, whole genome shotgun sequence genome:
- a CDS encoding EBDP2, producing the protein MSSFLKFLVSSGDASSSRRHKHPYYPREVVVPNYAPNTYTLPMVLGAFGGATALLMVGTVAIGKKVNKQLTWKDAGVLAWFTLCGFLHCFFEGYYVLNHATLASKQDIFAQLWKEYALSDSRYMTSDPFMLCIETLTVLTWGPLSFLAVFAIIKGNTSLRHITQTIVSVGHLYGVALYFGTCFFQEKFRGISYSRPETLYYWVYYAGMNAPWVIVPAILLFQSSKTISQGLSVLNKVKSMKGGSSSTSGSGSSSSIYSGKAESIRSFDGSSESKSSNSSSSSSRKADKESKREPSRDSRDGGERRRDRVSEQAAYFRDEGRPESIAESKYEIWEENRADAREQLRKKRTTGRRE; encoded by the exons ATGTCCTCCTTTTTAAAGTTTCTCGTCTCCTCCGGGGACGCCAGCTCCTCACGTCGGCACAAACATCCTTACTACCCGCGCGAGGTTGTCGTCCCCAACTATGCGCCCAACACGTACACGCTGCCTATGGTGCTTGGTGCATTTGGTGGAGCCACGGCCCTCTTGATGGTGGGAACGGTGGCCATTGGCAAGAAGGTCAATAAGCAGTTGACGTGGAAGGATGCGGGGGTGTTGGCGTGGTTTACGCTAT GTGGTTTCTTGCATTGTTTCTTTGAAG GCTACTATGTGCTCAACCACGCCACCCTCGCCAGCAAGCAGGACATCTTTGCTCAGCTGTGGAAGGAGTACGCGCTGTCCGACTCGCGGTACATGACCTCCGATCCATTCATGCTCTGCATTGAGACTCTGACCGTTCTCACATGGGgccctctctccttcctgGCCGTCTTTGCCATCATCAAGGGCAACACTAGCCTCCGTCACATCACCCAAACCATCGTCAGCGTTGGCCATCTCTACGGCGTCGCCCTCTACTTTGGCACCTGCTTCTTCCAGGAAAAGTTTCGCGGCATTTCGTACAGCAGACCGGAAACGCTGTACTACTGGGTTTACTACGCCGGCATGAACGCGCCTTGGGTTATTGTCCCTGCTA tcctcctcttccaaaGCAGCAAGACCATTAGCCAAGGTCTCTCGGTCCTCAACAAAGTCAAGAGCATGAAGGGCGGCAGTTCATCCACCtccggcagcggcagcagcagcagcatttACAGCGGCAAGGCGGAGAGCATCAGATCGTTTGATGGCAGCAGTGAGAGCAAGAgtagcaacagcagcagcagcagcagcagaaaggCCGACAAGGAAAGCAAGCGCGAGCCTAGCAGGGATAGCAGAGATGGGGGcgaaaggaggagggatcGCGTCTCGGAGCAGGCTGCCTATTTCAGAGACGAAGGCAGGCCGGAGAGCATTGCGGAGAGCAAATATGAGATTTGGGAGGAGAACAGGGCGGATGCGAGGGAGCagttgaggaagaagaggacgacgGGTCGGAGGGAGTAA
- the pex26 gene encoding peroxin-26 Pex26-Penicillium chrysogenum codes for MASNLDSSSYLSPSMIGSGIMSSSLSSLSSSVSSARHPSSSNISKAYRQASTLFLTRRLPEALSTVLPLITPSSSEFATPGDVASGAAAFDPAPVAKASRSTRIKVWSLYLTILNAILELNSDEGKDAFGTQEWRALCHKVREGEVWEEVVRSGYHGSEGDVDADVVINLATLLLGHAKTQTLNQKRLENYLAAARTPNLDLTDRLSGPSGPGGSSASPARRLRSSSKSGVATGHGADTPRDLNARVKILELYTLHVLPRNDEWACAREFINMSAVLDDERKEAFIQALDSLKEDQEEAERKAREKEDAIRKDIENARKLRAENEERERKRLEEERQKREAAGVNASTAASAGSGPTTEGESGVEAKGTGTGTTKKPNLKKKASALKNGGASSSSASSKPARPSRKGASSPTATKTTGSSSSAVTGPGMGTKAALILNNIRSVLDQVMTAFHGNPFLLYRTLAFIIGFLLMFSKKSVRERITRVVQQGWGKVKATAGMGMKVSYI; via the exons ATGGCTTCCAATCTCGATTCATCGTCCTATCTCAGTCCGAGCATGATCGGATCCGGAATCATGTCGTCCTCGCTCTCGTCGCTCTCGTCGTCCGTCTCCTCGGCGCGCCATCCGTCCTCGTCCAACATTTCCAAGGCTTACAGACAGGCCTCAACACTATTTCTCACCCGTCGACTACCCGAAGCCCTGTCCACTGTTCTACCTTTAATCACACCGTCTTCCTCCGAATTCGCTACTCCTGGGGATGTTGCTTCCGGCGCCGCCGCATTCGACCCGGCACCTGTCGCCAAGGCGTCACGATCCACCAGGATAAAGGTGTGGAGTCTGTACCTGACCATCCTCAACGCGATTCTGGAGTTGAACTCGGACGAGGGCAAGGACGCCTTTGGCACACAGGAGTGGAGGGCTCTCTGCCACAAGGTGCGCGAGGGGGAGGTTTGGGAGGAAGTAGTACGCAGTGGATACCATGGGTCCGAGGGAGATGTCGATGCGGATGTGGTTATCAACTT AGCcacccttctcctcggccacGCCAAAACTCAGACCCTCAACCAAAAACGTCTAGAAAACTATCTAGCCGCCGCCCGCACCCCCAACCTCGATCTGACGGATCGTCTCTCGGGTCCCTCTGGCCCGGGTGGTTCCTCCGCCTCTCCAGCCCGTCGCCTGCGCTCATCCTCCAAATCTGGAGTGGCGACCGGACATGGCGCTGACACCCCGCGAGACCTCAATGCGCGCGTCAAGATTCTCGAACTGTACACTTTGCATGTGCTCCCACGCAACGACGAGTGGGCGTGCGCGCGAGAGTTCATCAACATGAGCGCGGTCCTGGACGACGAGCGGAAAGAAGCTTTCATCCAGGCGCTGGACTCGCTGAAGGAGGATCAGGAAGAAGCGGAGCGGAAAGCGCGCGAAAAGGAGGATGCGATTCGCAAGGACATTGAGAATGCGCGCAAGCTGAGGGCGGAGAACGAGGAGCgcgagaggaagaggttggaggaggaaagacAGAAGAGAGAGGCGGCGGGGGTGAACGCAAGTACGGCTGCTAGTGCAGGGAGCGGACCGACGACGGAAGGGGAATCGGGTGTTGAGGCCAAGGGGACGGGAACGGGGACGACGAAGAAACCGAatctgaagaagaaggcttcCGCGTTGAAGAACGGGGGggcctcgtcgtcgtcggcgtctTCGAAACCGGCTAGGCCGTCAAGGAAAGGAGCGTCGTCACCGACCGCGACCAAGACGACGGGTTCTTCTTCGAGTGCCGTGACCGGCCCTGGAATGGGCACGAAGGCGGCTTTGATACTGAACAATATCCGGTCGGTGTTGGATCAGGTTATGACGGCATTCCATGGGAACCCGTTCCTGCTGTACCGGACGCTGGCGTTCATTATCGGGTTCCTGCTGATGTTCAGCAAAAAGAGCGTGAGGGAGAGAATCACAAGAGTGGTGCAGCAAGGGTGGGGGAAAGTGAAGGCTACGGCTGGAATGGGGATGAAAGTTAGTTACATTTGA